A window of Phragmites australis chromosome 2, lpPhrAust1.1, whole genome shotgun sequence genomic DNA:
CCAGACGCGCTCTCTCTCACGCCGGCTCCTtgcgcccaaaaccctagctgccacTTCTCGCCGTGGAACTTGAGGTTGACGTCGGACGCTTGAGGCATCATCGGCACCGGCATGTTACCCTTGAAGTTCACGTGCTGGAGCGGGAGCGAGTACAGCGCAAACGTGCCACCTTCGACATGGTCGTCCGTGCGCAGGATGATGAAGACATACTTGACGAGGCTAGTCATGGTGACTATCCAGAGGATGAGGCtgaggactcctaggaagtccATCTCGCTGGCGCCCAGCAAGACCAGGGACGAGAACACGTACAACGGCGATGTCCCGAGGTCACCGTAGGCGATGCCTAGGGACTGGTAGGCCAACATCATCGTCTGCAGATGGCTTCTCCTCTAGGGTTTTCGCTTCTCCTTCGTGGAAGGGGCGAATCGAGTGCTCCTATAGGTGGACATCCGGTGGGTGTGTGTAGGAGCGTGCGCGCCGGCAGGAGCGCTCCAGCCTCGACAGAGGTGTTACCGTATGTGGAGTGGAAACGGAGAGAGTCGCGTGAACAACAGGCAATGGAGATCAAGCAAGCGTTGTTCTCCATCACCGCCTCCGATGGATCCAGCCTTGAGCCCAATCCGCTCGCTGCTGATCAGTTGTTGGGGGCTGAAAACGCCATGGATACACCTTCGATTGGAGGTCTAGAAAACAACCCAAGTCGACACAGCTCGGCCCAGCCCACCCAGCCCATTTTTGCCCATGGTACATGCATAAGTAATGTCTACAACCACTCGTGGTCGAACTCCACCGGTTATTGGGTTTGGGTGAGGAAGGGGAGAGAAATCGAGGTGGCGACGGATCTAGGGTTCCAGGTGACTCCATCGGAGGTCCAGCGATTTGGTCCATTGGCAAAGAAGGTCGTGAGAGCAGCCTCGCATAGAGTGGATTCTTGCTCCTTTGCATCTGTGGTCCAAGGTATGTCGAATAGGGAGCAATCTGAGGAGATGACGCCTGGGGGGCCGCCTTACCGATCTGGTGTTAGAGTGGATCCAGATCGTCTGGAGGGGCGCCAAGGTGGTAGAGATGGTGGTAGAGGGGGTGGTGGTCGTTGACGCTTTGGAGGACAACAACAGGGTAGAGAGATATATCAACATCAATATAGAGGAGGCGGTTCCCAATTCAGCAGGAATGCAAGGGCTGGCTTTCATAGAGAGAACAATCCCAACCTCAATAGAGATGTTGTAGGGAATGTTAGTAACAGAGATGGTGGAAGAGATTTTGGAAGAGAAAATTTTAGAAGCAATGCTCCCATAGATGCAAGTTATGAACAAGGAAGCCAAAACTAGGGGGCAGACAAGGTAACAAGTGAAGGGCTGATGATAGAGAGGGTTTGATCTTAGAGCAAGATCTTTGATATAAGCTGAAAAGAGAACAagctgagaaaaaaaagatgagacTACGGGTAAAAGTGTTAGAGAGGATACCGCTGAACTGAAACTATATTGCTACAATTGCAATGATACTGGACATGTGAGGGCTCAATGCACAAAGCCAACCCTATGTTATCATTGTAAGAAGACAGGacataaaaagagagaaatgaaaGTTTGTCGATTTGGTTTTCCTGTGATGGGTTTTTTCAATATTCATATTCCTGCAGCTAAGAGCTAAAGCTAAGAAATAAGTTTTGAGGATGATGACCACAGAGAGAGGCAAAGCTACTGCTAAAACCATTGATCAGGAAATGGTACACCTgtttagagggggggggggggaaatagAAGATTAAGCAGATATCTGATAGAGAGTTTATGATTACTTTCCATAATGAGGATATAAGGTACTAGCTGACTAggtttgctagttttgaatttCAAACTGTAGGTAAGGAGATGGTTAAGGCAAAAGTTTTACCTACAGAAATATCTCCTGAAGCTACTAGTATGCTAGAGGTGGTTTGGGTGAGGGCTATTGGAATTTCTTCCTGCGCTAGAATAGAAGAAGCAGTTACTGAAATTGCTTATTTTGCTGGAGATCCAGTGAAGGTTGATGAGAAATCTTTGAGTGGTCCTGGAACAGTGAGGATTAAATTGTCCTGTAGAGATTCTTCACAGATCAAAGGAGAAACTAAagtttttatcaacggggaggGCTATAAAATTTCTTGGTGGGTAGAATCTGCTGGGAAAGATAAGCCACCTCCTTCAGACACTTCATCATCCAAGTTTGATAGACatagagaagatgatgaggaagatgaaggGGAGGATTTggagggggggagggggctACTGATGGTAGTCATGACTCGTGTTTTGCCAAACTTATGGAACAACAACAGGGGGTGCTTCAGACCATAAAACAGGTGGTGGCTCTACCATTAGTAGACACCACAAGACTAGGATGAGTGACCCTATAAATGAGGAGACAATTGATGAACTGATTGAGTCTCAAGAGACCAAATCTGTGATTAATCATGTGGTCTCCTAGGAAAACCAAACGGTGACTGAACATATCATCTCTCAAGACACATTTATAGAGATGTCTGATTCTCAAGAGAATTTTTTACTAGGTCCTGAGGAGGAAATAGAGGAAGATCATATGGTCCATGATATAGAGTCtatagagaaagaaaaggaggaaatgAAACTGCtggaagcaaaaattgaagaaagagCAAAACAGGTGGCACCACTGTTGAATTTTATCCCTATGAAGGATAATCAAATGGTCCAACTAGAACATAAAGTTGAGAGTGAGGTTGCTCAAGAAATAGACCAGAGTGATACTCTTGGGGTGGAGGACACAGTACCTACTCTATTTATGGAAGAACAACACCAAGATGAAGGCTTCATTTCAGTCAAATCCAAAAACAGGAAAGGTCCAATTGTGGCAAAAAGGAAGAGCACAAGAATCCCTAAAGATGAAATCCCTGTACACATCAAAGCTAAGAACATCAGGCAACAAAAGAATGATATCTCAAGTAATAAACatgtttctttttctatttttttttaattcttttgatcCTCTTCATTTAGATAGAGTAGCCACTTCTTGCAAAATCAATGTGGGATCTAAAGAGGCTAAGATAGTTCAAAATATTTCTATTTTACAAGCAGTAGAACTGGCTAGAGCTACTCTGAAAGCTGCCAGAGTCATATTAGAGGAATCTAATAAACAACTAGTCAATGTTGAGGAATCAGCTATCACAAAGAGTGAAGCTGGTTTAGATGACATGATAAAGGGTTCTGAGCCTACTTAGGATGTGGAGATAGAGGAGGTTTCCTCTCCTGAGTCAGCATCAAGTAGAGGCATGAAAATTAGGAAGACTGTGCGTAAGAAAAAGGTGGAGGGTAGGAAAAAAGGTAAATCATAATAGTGCTTTTTTGGAATATTAGAGGCTTGGGGATAAAGGGAGGAAGAGACAACTAAAAGATTTTATTTCATCTAATAGAGTTGATATTGCATGCCTTCAACAAACCATTAAAGCTAACTTCAATGTTAGAGAGCTTCAAGAGTTAGTTAATGGTCATTATTTTCTCTTGGAATTGGACTGCAGCTCAAGGTCATTCTGGAGGGACTTTGATTGGTGTTAGACAAGGTGAGTTGGATGCTATTGAAATGAATagtgaagtttttttttctctagtaTCATTGTAAGTAGTAGAAGAAATAAGTCACAATGGGAAGTAGTTAATGTTTATGGCTCTGTTCAATATGAAAAGAAATCCTCTTTCTTATAGGAATTGTACAGAAAAGTCATTGATTCTGATCATCCTTTGTTGGTGGGGGGTGGTACTTTAACTTCATTAGATATGCTCACGAGAAATCATCAAATAATATCACTTATTCTTGGATGGACATGTTTAATAGCTTTATAGATGATGCTGCTCTAAGAGAAATGTATAGATGTGGAAGTAAATTTACATGGACTAATAAATAGAGCAATCATGTTAGATGCAATCTTGATAGAATTTTTACTACAGATGGATAGGATCAGTTGTACCTTTTGGCTACCTGCAATGCTTTGACTAGAGTGAGATCAGATCATAGCCCTATTTTGGTGGATTCTGAGGAAGATAAGATGGAAAAACATCATAGGTTTAGGAGGCAGCTTCTATCATACAACCTTTCACAAGTGAGAAAATCAGTAAGAATTTGAAGGAAATGAACACAAATACTGCCCCTGGAATTAGCCGCCGCCTCTCGCCAATACCTCCGTCATCGCCCCTTCTCCATCAACCGCCCCTCCCTCAGCCACCAGATATGCATGGATTTGAATGCGGTAACTGCTGAAATTCGCACCTCCATCAAGGTCGGTCGCCTCTCCTTTTGCCCCGAATCCGACGTATCTGGTAACTGAGGGAGGAGCGGTGGACGGGGGAGGGACGATGACGAAGGTCTTAGCGAGGGGCGGCGAATAATGGCAGGGACGCTGGGTGGATGAGCGACGTAGGGGCGATGAGCTTAGGAGGGGAACATGATGTAGGGGAGCCGAGCTATGGAGAGCTATTGAGAGGATCCAAGGCCGCACATCTACCACGCTAGACGAGTCGACGGAGACCACGTAACACGATCTACGGCTATATGGCGTACACATGTGATGATCAAAGCGATATACGGATTTAGGATAcctaaaaatatttcaaatttATAGATGTAAAATCAAACTGAAAGTTTTTATAAATAGGTAAATAAATATCCTTGTCATGCTAGTGgctttttgcaatttttccatGTTAAAACGCTTTTACGGTTTTACTCCTCCGCTGCCTATCTTCTACCTCCCGACTCGCCCCCTCTTCCGCATCCCCGTCTCATCACTCCCCATCGCACCGACACGCCGCCTCTGCTAAAACCCTAGCCCTTACCCAACCCGATGTCTGCGCCGCCGcagccggcggcagcggcggcggagggggccGCCCCTCCGGTGTCGCCCCTTCCCGCGGCCCCGCCGGGGCCGCGGCCGTACGAGGTGGCAGTCGCGGCGGTGGAGCTCCGGCCGGTGGACTGCAACCTCGCGGCGCTGTGCGACCACGTCCAAGCCGAGGGGTTCGGCTCCGGGGCCTTCTCCGACGTCGTCGTCGAGGCTATGGGCGCCACCTACCGCCTCCACCGCCTCATCCTCTCCCGCAGCACGTACTTCAGGTGAGCTCTCGAGTGCGGAGCCCCGGGCCGTGCGGATTGGATTCCTTGGGGATCGGAGTTGCTGTTGCGATCTGATCGTCTGCGACTGTTTAGAGACTCGAATTGCATTTCGGTCGTAGACATTTTTGTCTGTTTAGTTGTGTGGTTAGGACGTCTCGATCCCTTGTATGTTGAATTTTTCTTGTGCTTTGATTTTGATGCCCTGTTTTGATGTTTATTAGAAGAATCTGACCTGATGCAAGTGTTTAGggaatgtttttttttaggtTTATTGCAGCAAGAGAGTATCATGTTGATCACAGCATGAGAACTTGTACGACCTTAATTCGTAATCTGTATAAGGATAGGATGCCATGTGTTGTTGATTTCATTTTTAAGCCTTCAATGTTAAACAATTTTGCTCGATAACTTCCAAATTCCCGTTTAAGCCGTGAATCATGattgaagctaaaattgatTTAATGGAAGTCGGATTACCATTTAGTGAGTCATTTGAGATTTCAAGGTCAGAACTTGTGGATGGAGGCATAGGCATCGCATCAACCAGTACATGAAACATGAAAGCACAATTTCCTCTATCTACTGATCCTATCAGTTTCGTACATACATATTTCCCTGATCGCTTTTAGTAGAAAATTCAGGGACCAAGTTGTTTCTCGTCTCCTCCTGTAATGGAATTCAACTGGATGTTATCCTGATGGATATGGTCTTCACTGCGACTTGGTGCTTGAATGGGACTCTGACATTCTGCTCTTGTAGTTCCTGCGGATGCTTTCATTACTTGTTTAGCACCAAAATTTAAGTACTTATAGAGAAGTTTGGTGGAACTTCCTAGCGTGTGTCAAATAATTTCCGTTGCCTATATATATTCCTTGTCTGTGTGTTCAGCTGTTCATTCAGCATAGAAGGAAACTCTTTCTGCATCCAAACTTTTCCATTTTGCTGTTAGGTTATATTCTTTTCCTACTAGCGCATAGAATGATCGTGTAATTAAGAATAACTAAAATTGCTTATCAACTTCTGTATAAAAATGACTGGCAGGAATATGCTACATGGTCCTTGGAGAGAGGCTGGTGCACCTACTGTGGTGTTGCATATAGATGATGCTAATGTTGATTCAGAGGCTATCACAATCGCATTGGCGTACCTTTACGGGCAACCTCCCAAGCTTAATGATAACAACGCATTTCGGGTGCTTGCAGCTGCATCATTTCTGGATCTTCAGGTCTACTTGACCcattttaattatttatttgataATTTGTGCCTCATTTCGTTGCTATTATTTTGACTCACATGTGGTCAATTGCAGGACTTATGTACGATATGTACAGATTTTATTATTTCTGAGCTTTGGACATCAAACTTTTTACAATATCAGGTAAGCTCGTTACTTTTACATAGCTTATCTTCGGAACTATATACATTGATAataacaatttttatataatgaaATATTGACTTTCTTCTCTTTGATCATTCATCTTTGGTCATAACTTTTTGTAATTTGACAATAGTTGTTTGCTGAGAGTCAAGATTATGGTAGTCATGGAGAACGCGTTAGAAATGCTTGCTGGGGTTATCTTTGTCAAAGTGCCACACTGGAACTACGAGAGGTAAGGAGCATCCATAGGAATTTTGCTGGTTAAATGTTAAGCTTTTGTTGGTTGAAATGCAATGCAAACTTTTCAAAGTTAGTGTTcttgtagaatttttttagactGCCAGCTTGCAGTATGCTCATTACAAATAATTTAATATCGCTTATTGAGATGATTGCATGTGAGTTAAAagatcgtttttttttttgtattagATATGATTTATTGATAGATCTCATCTAAGTAAGGATTTATAAATAGATCCTGTCATCCATGCCTTAAGTTTCACCAATATCTTGTTGTGTATTGCATCATTGCATGAATTGACTGAGTATTTGTTGTGCTATGTAAATCGTTAGCATGGAGACTATGTTCTAGTGAATGGGGGTCGTATGCAAAATTCAACTGTTgggtgtgcaaaaaaaaaaaaaatggttagaAAGATATTCTATGTTggattatataaatattttttttctgcaaCATGAGTGCTTACACATGTGGTTGGTCTTAGCTGGGATTCAGTATTCAATGTTTTCGATATTTATTGTGAACATGCCAGGGCTTTTCGTTACTCACaatattgatttttgttttgtttttgaaaggTGCTTCCAAAGCTTTCTTCACAAACTTTGCATGCTCTCCTTACATCTGATGAATTGTGGGTACCTAACGAGGAGAAACGGTATGTTGTGTGTTTATTTGTCTGCTGAATGATACTACAGGCCCATTTGTGACAACAGCTTTATCTTTCCACTTGAAGGTTTGAACTAGCATTGTTCACTCTACTTGCAAAGGTTACTATATGTGAGTTACAAGTTAGTGGGAATGAGGCAAGCTCACCAAATGCTGATTGTTCCATGAGGAAGGGGAAGACTCCGATGAACGAACCCGGCGAGGAACAGCTAACAGTGTCTGAATTGCAGAACTTGAAGTTGCACGATGATTTGGGGAATGAAATTGCCCATAACATTATTGATGTTTCAGATACGGTAACCCCGCGGGGTAGCATATCATACTCTATTGCACAACTAAGATGATTCTCAAAATTTCTTCCTTTTGTTCTATATGCTATGCATTTTCTGTCTGGCCAAATAGTTATTTAATGTGAAGCATGATATCTATATTAAGATTGTACTGTTGTTCTGAAATTTAGAATGGTGAAGCTTCCAAGAGGATGGAGATTGATCTTTCTACAGGGGGACCATCTGGAGAAAGCACTTCGTATCAATTGAGTGAAAACATCTGGCTTTCTAGTGAGCAAACTACAAAGAATTATTTCTCGAGAACTTCCAGTAATGGGATTGTTCCTACTGAGTGGGGAAGGCCCAATGCACCACTTTGGGGTGGCAGGGTTGTTGGTCGGCGGCAGGTTAGATGCattagggggagctcttgtcTATCTACTGATGAATATAATGCTTTTATGAATATATTTGAGAGGGGTTCTCTTCTCTACTGTAATATGTCATTTGATGCGCTGTTAAGTGTTCGAAAGCAACTCGAAGAGTTTGGGTTCCCTTGCAAAGCTATCAACGATGGTCTTTGGCTACAGGTTTTAGTCTACTCGCTGCTTTGTAGTACTCTATTCCTTTTAAGATTATGTCTAAAACTTTGATGCTTTGTTACTGCAGATGCTTCTGTGTCACAGAGTGCAAGCAATAGTTGCTGATACTTGCAGAAACTGTTGCCTTACAAGTAATTCTTGCGCTTGCAAACAAGCATATGTGGGCTCACATAGCCACTACAGGCAGGAGCATGACCGGAGCAATGCTTCTGGTACTATAGGTAATGTCTACCTTGCAGATGCCCAGGGTGATGGGAATGGTGTGCTTGGGCCTGTACATGTTAACGTAAGAGGAGCAGTTGATGGACTTGCTGGTATTGGGAGAGGGAACTCAAATGTGCCTGGTGCAGCTTGGGCTCCTACACGTTatgtcttctcccgtgttccttaTGGGCTCGGTTCAAGAAATGGCCAGCAATCATTTGCCAATGATGAATCAGAAGCTAGAATTGACCGCAATGGAGATATTTCAGTAGATGGTCTGACTGCATTGGTTAATCTTAGCCAAGAAAACAATTCTGCTCATCAGCAGGCAGAAGGTCTATTTGAGACAGGCATGCAGATGAGATATTGTAGTGTTGCATCTGTTTCCACTCCAGGTGGTTCTTCTGTCCAGATGCAGGAGTCAAAGGAGCATGAATTTGGGTCAAATTTGGAAATTGCAGAAGACGCAACTATATCATTAGACATAAAAACACCACTTAGTCATTTTCCTCCTTTCCGTTTTGGGTAAGATTACTGATTTATTCTGGTTCTGCTATTCTGCTACCAAACAGCACCCCTTTCGACAGTATTCCAGGAAAAACCTGACTTGTTTTATGTTGTTTACCTGAATGCCAAGTATTATCTTCCAAATCATTCGATTTTGTTTTACTGTGGAGAGTCTACTTTTAGATTACCAGATGGGTTGTTGCCTTGTTGATAACCTGCTAAGGCAGAAATtagggccgggggggggggggggatacgATGTGCACATTGATTCCTTACCTCTGAACATGCCTTGACCAGCTTATTGCTGCTCACAGGGTTGAGTTTGAGGATGTGCACAGGCTTGCTGATGGTCAAGTGAAACATTCCCTTGAAGTATTTTATGCAGGCTCTCTGTGGAAGGTTAGCTCGTGGTCTTAAATCTATCCATGCTTCTAATGGCCTAAATCCAGTTAAGTAATTGATAGAAACATTTGCAGGTAAGTGTTCAGGCATTCAATGACGAGGATCCTCATGGGCGACGCACCCTTGGTATTCTATTTTACCATATTCTCACATGCTTGCCTCTTGCCTCTGTTGaacatcaaaaaataataatatgccATGTAATAACTTAAATGGCAATGCAGGACTTTTTCTTC
This region includes:
- the LOC133909541 gene encoding uncharacterized protein LOC133909541; translation: MSAPPQPAAAAAEGAAPPVSPLPAAPPGPRPYEVAVAAVELRPVDCNLAALCDHVQAEGFGSGAFSDVVVEAMGATYRLHRLILSRSTYFRNMLHGPWREAGAPTVVLHIDDANVDSEAITIALAYLYGQPPKLNDNNAFRVLAAASFLDLQDLCTICTDFIISELWTSNFLQYQLFAESQDYGSHGERVRNACWGYLCQSATLELREVLPKLSSQTLHALLTSDELWVPNEEKRFELALFTLLAKVTICELQVSGNEASSPNADCSMRKGKTPMNEPGEEQLTVSELQNLKLHDDLGNEIAHNIIDVSDTNGEASKRMEIDLSTGGPSGESTSYQLSENIWLSSEQTTKNYFSRTSSNGIVPTEWGRPNAPLWGGRVVGRRQVRCIRGSSCLSTDEYNAFMNIFERGSLLYCNMSFDALLSVRKQLEEFGFPCKAINDGLWLQMLLCHRVQAIVADTCRNCCLTSNSCACKQAYVGSHSHYRQEHDRSNASGTIGNVYLADAQGDGNGVLGPVHVNVRGAVDGLAGIGRGNSNVPGAAWAPTRYVFSRVPYGLGSRNGQQSFANDESEARIDRNGDISVDGLTALVNLSQENNSAHQQAEGLFETGMQMRYCSVASVSTPGGSSVQMQESKEHEFGSNLEIAEDATISLDIKTPLSHFPPFRFGVEFEDVHRLADGQVKHSLEVFYAGSLWKVSVQAFNDEDPHGRRTLGLFLHRRKAELLDPSRKAHTYVDSREKVTARYQLICPSKREVMVFGSLKQAGTLLPKAPKGWGWRTALLFDELADLLQGGALRIAAVVQLV